Part of the Dethiosulfovibrio russensis genome, TCCGAGAGACGGTCTATGTCAGGCCGAACTCATGGGCAGATACCTGTCGGCGGACTACGACGGCATGATAATAAACCCCCTGACGGCGGAAAACCTCCTGCCCCCGCTTGAGTCATCGTCCAGAAAATTTCCCGTCTTCGACGTAGGCCCCAAGTGCGACCAAGAGATGGTAGCCGGCATATCCGGTTATATACCGTTACAGGCGGCCGACTTCGAGGAACAGGGCCGAATGTGCACGGAGGCCATACTGGGAAACTGCGACGGTCCTCTGGGCTGCATCGGCGGCCCCATCGACACCAGGCAGGGCAGGATGAGGATCGAGGGGGCCGTAAAGGCGGCAAGGCAAAGAGGCCTAACGGTCCTCGACGTGGAATGGAGCGACTTCACCAGAGAGGGCGGCAGAAGGGCGATGGAAAAGCTGATTCCCCTAAAACCCGGGGCCATCTTCTGCGCCAACGACCTTATGGCCCTGGGGGCCATAGAGACCGCCGCCGAAAAGGGCGTCGAAATTCCCATAGGCGGCGTAGACCTCATACCGGAGGCCCTTTCCGCCATAGAGGAGGGATCTCTGACCGCTTCCGTAGGGCTCGATCCGGCAGAGCTGGTAGATGAAATACTGAAATCGATCGGTTTATTTATGAGAGATAAACTTGTCCCCACGGGAACTCTTGCGAACAATATATTGAAAACTCGATAGCATAAATGTTTCGATCTTGTCGCGTAAATCCTCCACGTGTATACTGCTATTGGGCATAATTTTTATGCTTAATAGTTACAAGGGGAGGGACTACAAGATGGAGAAAGAAAATATGCTTAAAGAACTGGCCAGATCGGTGGTCGACATGGACGAGGAGACGTCGGCGGAGCTATCCAAAAGTTACGTCGAAGCGGGATTCGACGCCTACGACGGCATCTCCTCGGGACTTTCCGTAGGTATGGACGAGGCGGGAAGGCTGTACGAAGAGGAGGAGTACTACATACCGGAACTGCTGCTGTGCTCCGACGCCATGTACGCCGGTCTGGACGTGCTTAAACCCCACCTTCGCAGGGACGATTCGTCCGAGACCTACAAGGCGGTGGTCGGGGTGGTCGAGGGCGACACCCACGACATAGGGAAGAATCTTTTCAAGGTGATGCTGGAGACCGTAGGATTCGAGGTCTACGACCTGGGAAGGGACGTTCCCCCCAAGGAGTTCGTCGACAAAGCCATGGAGGTGGGAGCTCATCTGGTAGGGATGTCCACCTTGATGACAACCACCATGCCCAACATGCCGATTGTCATAGACCTGCTCAAGGCGGAGGGCATAAGGGATAAGACTATCGTCATGGTAGGAGGAGGCCCTATCTCCAGGAGCTTCGCCCAGAAGATAGGTGCCGACGGCTACGAGCCGGAGGCATCCGCCGGAGCCAGACTGGCCAGGGAGCTGGTGACGACGAAGCTGGAGACGATGTCCCATGCCGCAGTTTAAGGATTTAATGACCCCGCTGGAACGTGCCAAGGCTATGTCGACGGGACAGCCGGTGGACCGGTTACAGTGCAACCCCAACCTCTCCAACGGGATCGCCCGCATATCGGGATGCAGAATATCCGAGTTCAACCACGACCCGAGAGCCCTGGCCGACGCCGTCATCGCCACCCACAGGAGATTCGGAGGCGACGGAGCCAAGGTATTCACCGATCTCTTCACCGTAGCCGAGGCGATGGGAGCCAAGATCAAGTTCCCCGACGACGACACGGCGGACCTATTGGAGCCCGCCATAGACGACGTCTCCAGGATAGACGAGCTGGAGCCAATAGATCCGGAGAAGGCCTGTAGAATTCCGGTCCACCTGAAGGCGATGGAGATGGTGGTGGACGAGATAAGCTCCGAGGTACCCTGCACCGCCTTGGTGGTCGGCCCCTTCACCACCGCCTTCTTTCTGATAGGCGTAGAGAAAATGACGAGGCTGATGGTGCGAGATCCTCAGTCGGTGGACAGGCTATGTCAGGTCTCGCTGGAAAGCACACTGCGCTACGTGGACGCCGCCGCCTCCAGGGGCATGGGCATATCCATAGCAGAACCCCTCTCATCCTGCACAGTCGTCAGCCCCAAACACTTCAGGCGCTACGCCGCCCCGGCGGTAGAAAAACTGCTGAACCACATCAAGGACAAGGGCATGGGCACATCGATGCACATCTGCGGCAAGACCGATGGAATCTGGGAGGATCTGGCCGACATGGGGCTGAACGCCCTCAGCATAGACAACGTGGTTCCCCTGCCAGGTTGCGTATCCAAGGTGGGAGACAGGATGAAGATAATGGGCAAGGTGGACCCCTCGTCGGTTATGTTCGCCGGAACCAGGGAAGAGGTTCGAAAGGCCTGCCTGTCCGACATTCGAGACGCCTATCGATCGCCCAAGGGATTCGCCCTCATGTCCGGATGCGGCCTTCCGGTGGAGACGCCGATAAGGAATATCGACGCCATGATGGACGCAACCAGAGAGCTCGGATGGCCCATAACCGAGGAAAAGCTGGAGAAGGCTCTGGCGATCGACAGGTATGACGACTGAGATGACGGAGCTGAAAAGGTTGATCGATGCTCTAAAGAGGGAGCCGGTGGACCGCCCTCCCTGCATATGTCCAGGCGGGATGATGAACATGATCGTAGAGAACGTTATGGACCTGACGAACAGGACCTGGCCCGAGGCCCATCTCGACGGAGAGGCCATGGCCGAGCTGGCGGCGGGACAGCCGGAGAACGGAGGGTTCGAGAACTACGGGGTTCCATTCTGCATGACAGTCGAGGCCGAAGCCATGGGAGCGCCCGTATCGATGGGAGACAGGATCCACGAACCGAGGGTCACCGGATACGTCATGTCGAACTCCGACGACATGGCTAGCCTGAAGGAGATGGACCTATCCTCCGGACGTACGACCCAGGTATGTCGGGCGATTTCCCTCCTGAAAAAAAGAAACGGCGACATACCGGTAATAGCCAACCTAACCGGTCCGATAAGCCTCGCCACATCGCTCGTGGATCCCTCGCTTTTCTATAAGGACATGAAAAAGAGCCCGGAGAAAGTCCAGACTCTGATGGATTTCGTGGTGGAACAGCTCGTTCGATTCGGAAGGGCCCAGGTCGAGGCAGGAGCGGACGTCCTCACCATATCGGACCCAAGCGGAACTGGAGAGATCCTGGGACCCAAGGCATTCGAAAGATGGGCGATCCCCGCCCTCAACGGCATACTGGACCGACTCTCCCCCTCCGTGAAGGGCACCATAGTACACATATGCGGACGTCTAGGTGGGGTGGCCCATCTTCTGGACGACATAAGGAGCGACTGCATCAGTTTCGATTCCATAACCTCCGCCAAAGAATTGGCCCTCAGGTTGAGCACTAAATCCCTTATGGGAAACGTGAGCACCCTTGCCATAGAGACGGCCTCTCCAGAACATCTGAAACGGATGGCGAAGGTGTGCATGGACCAGGGAATCGATATTCTGGCCCCCGCCTGCGGCATTGGAGCGGGGACGGCACTTAGCCAGGTACGGACTCTGGTGGATAGCGCAAAGGAAAGGAAGTCTTCATGACGTCGAGAATTACCATCGATGGAGGCAAGGTCCTGGAGTTCTCTCCGGGGCCTACCCTGTTGGAGATATTGCGAGAAGGCGGAGTCAAGACAGAGGCTCCCTGCGGAGGCAAGGGAATCTGCGGAAAATGCCGGGTCAGCCTGAAAGGAGACGGAGGCCCCGTGACGGACGAGGAGAAGGCCTTTCTCTCGTCGGAGGACATCGCAGAGGGAGTCCGACTGTCCTGCCTGTGCCGCCCGGTCGGCGACGTCGCTGTGTCCCTGTCCGATCAGGAGGAAAAGGGTTCGGCCATCCTCACGGACGGGAACCGCCCGGATTTCGAGATATGCCCCGCCATAGGCTCCGTGCCTATCTCGATACCGAGACCGGAGATAAGAGACGGAATGTCCCTTCTGGACCATCTCGAATCGGTCGCAGGGCCGCTTAAACCGGACGCATCTCTGGTCAGGAGGATTCCCCAGGCGTTCAGATCGAAGGAAGTAACCGCGGTCTTCCACAAAGACAGCCTGATAGACCTGATACCGGAGAGAGACCCCGAGCTTTACGGACTGGCGGTGGATGTAGGTACCACGACGGTGGTCGTGTCGTTGATATCCTTGAAGACCGGGGAGACCGTCGGATCCGCCAGCGAGATAAACCCCCAAAAGGACTTCGGCCTGGACGTGATCTCCCGAATAGAGAGATGCGAGACCTTTCCTACTGGTCTGGAGGACCTCCATGACGCCATAATCTCCTGCCTGGACCGCCTCGTGGACAAAGTCTGTTCCGATAAAGGGACCTCCAGAAAAAGAATATACGAGATGGCGATCGGCAGCAACGCCACCATGACCTCTCTGCTGCTGGGGGTCCATCCCTGGTCACTGGGCAGGGCTCCTTTCAGCCCTGTTCTTCGAAGGGGGATGACCGTACCCTCGGTAGACCTGGGGGTAGAACTGGCTCCGGGAGCCAGAGCCTACGTCCTGCCCGGAGTCTCGGCCTACATTGGTTCCGATATAGTGGCGGGAATGGTGGCTACCGAGCTTATGGAAGACCGGGGCATCAGACTCTTCATAGACATAGGCACGAACGGTGAGATCGTCCTGTCCGACCGGGGCAGGCTCAGCGCCTGTTCTTGCGCCGCCGGGCCCGCTCTGGAAGGGATGAACATAAGCTGCGGCATGAGGGCATCGGACGGAGCGGTGGAGTCGGTTCGCCTGAACGAATCCTTCGCCGAACTGGGAGT contains:
- a CDS encoding substrate-binding domain-containing protein, whose product is MKLRKIAILFCDQDNPFWLETIRMYRESLPVHGFYGDFLFPEDPRDGLCQAELMGRYLSADYDGMIINPLTAENLLPPLESSSRKFPVFDVGPKCDQEMVAGISGYIPLQAADFEEQGRMCTEAILGNCDGPLGCIGGPIDTRQGRMRIEGAVKAARQRGLTVLDVEWSDFTREGGRRAMEKLIPLKPGAIFCANDLMALGAIETAAEKGVEIPIGGVDLIPEALSAIEEGSLTASVGLDPAELVDEILKSIGLFMRDKLVPTGTLANNILKTR
- a CDS encoding corrinoid protein, translating into MEKENMLKELARSVVDMDEETSAELSKSYVEAGFDAYDGISSGLSVGMDEAGRLYEEEEYYIPELLLCSDAMYAGLDVLKPHLRRDDSSETYKAVVGVVEGDTHDIGKNLFKVMLETVGFEVYDLGRDVPPKEFVDKAMEVGAHLVGMSTLMTTTMPNMPIVIDLLKAEGIRDKTIVMVGGGPISRSFAQKIGADGYEPEASAGARLARELVTTKLETMSHAAV
- a CDS encoding uroporphyrinogen decarboxylase family protein codes for the protein MPQFKDLMTPLERAKAMSTGQPVDRLQCNPNLSNGIARISGCRISEFNHDPRALADAVIATHRRFGGDGAKVFTDLFTVAEAMGAKIKFPDDDTADLLEPAIDDVSRIDELEPIDPEKACRIPVHLKAMEMVVDEISSEVPCTALVVGPFTTAFFLIGVEKMTRLMVRDPQSVDRLCQVSLESTLRYVDAAASRGMGISIAEPLSSCTVVSPKHFRRYAAPAVEKLLNHIKDKGMGTSMHICGKTDGIWEDLADMGLNALSIDNVVPLPGCVSKVGDRMKIMGKVDPSSVMFAGTREEVRKACLSDIRDAYRSPKGFALMSGCGLPVETPIRNIDAMMDATRELGWPITEEKLEKALAIDRYDD
- a CDS encoding uroporphyrinogen decarboxylase family protein — translated: MTELKRLIDALKREPVDRPPCICPGGMMNMIVENVMDLTNRTWPEAHLDGEAMAELAAGQPENGGFENYGVPFCMTVEAEAMGAPVSMGDRIHEPRVTGYVMSNSDDMASLKEMDLSSGRTTQVCRAISLLKKRNGDIPVIANLTGPISLATSLVDPSLFYKDMKKSPEKVQTLMDFVVEQLVRFGRAQVEAGADVLTISDPSGTGEILGPKAFERWAIPALNGILDRLSPSVKGTIVHICGRLGGVAHLLDDIRSDCISFDSITSAKELALRLSTKSLMGNVSTLAIETASPEHLKRMAKVCMDQGIDILAPACGIGAGTALSQVRTLVDSAKERKSS
- a CDS encoding ASKHA domain-containing protein; amino-acid sequence: MTSRITIDGGKVLEFSPGPTLLEILREGGVKTEAPCGGKGICGKCRVSLKGDGGPVTDEEKAFLSSEDIAEGVRLSCLCRPVGDVAVSLSDQEEKGSAILTDGNRPDFEICPAIGSVPISIPRPEIRDGMSLLDHLESVAGPLKPDASLVRRIPQAFRSKEVTAVFHKDSLIDLIPERDPELYGLAVDVGTTTVVVSLISLKTGETVGSASEINPQKDFGLDVISRIERCETFPTGLEDLHDAIISCLDRLVDKVCSDKGTSRKRIYEMAIGSNATMTSLLLGVHPWSLGRAPFSPVLRRGMTVPSVDLGVELAPGARAYVLPGVSAYIGSDIVAGMVATELMEDRGIRLFIDIGTNGEIVLSDRGRLSACSCAAGPALEGMNISCGMRASDGAVESVRLNESFAELGVIGGGTPRGLCGSAILDVLSEVVRLEMVGKTGRLKPGPMIAEENGKRALVLRERDPRLTVTQGDLRQVQLARGAILSGFISLLEANDLTMADIDQVLVAGQFGRHLSVDSLTGSGLIPMELKERITYCGNTSGAGAAMCLLSRKARDDAERLSDMVDYVELSVLESYDRLFSRCLQFEVSR